A segment of the Streptomyces sp. NBC_01235 genome:
TCATCCGGCCGCCTCCGCCGCCACCCGCCCGGTCTCGTCGACGAGCGACAGGATGTGCCCGCCGACCGTCCCCGAGGCCTCCACGAGGACCGAGTGCTCGTGCCCCGGGATCACCACCGTCCGGCAGTCCGGCAGCACCGCCTCGAGCCAGGGCGCGAGTGCGGCGAGATCGGAGTCGCCGCCGTACAGGCCCAGCACCGGGCAGCGCACCGCCGCTATCTGATCGTCCGTCAGGACCTGGCTGGCCGGGATGTCCCGGCCCAGGCTGGTCTCGCGGGCGAGCCGGGCCGCGCCCTTGGCCAGGCGCGCTGTGTTGTGGCTGCGGTTCGCGGTGATCCAGCGGATCGCGTCCGGCTCGTTGTACGCGAGCTGGGTCACGACCCGGTCCAGGATCCCACCGAGCTTCACCGCCCAGGCGGCGGTGGCCGGTTCGGACTCGACGAGGCTGACGCTCGCCGCCCGCTCCGGGTGCCGGGCCGCGTAGCCGAACGCGATCGTGCCGCCGAAGGAGTTGCCGACCAGGTGCACCGGGCCGGTCACCGCCAGCCGGTCGAGCAGCGCCTCCAGGTCGTCGACGTTGTCGTCCACGGTGTAGCCGTCGGCGGGGCGTTCGCTGCGTCCGTGCCCGCGCAGGTCGTACATGACGACGTCGAG
Coding sequences within it:
- a CDS encoding alpha/beta fold hydrolase encodes the protein MAMVDTGAVRLHVQRIGPREGRPATATVVLVHGLLTDSLASYYFTVAPAFAAAGLDVVMYDLRGHGRSERPADGYTVDDNVDDLEALLDRLAVTGPVHLVGNSFGGTIAFGYAARHPERAASVSLVESEPATAAWAVKLGGILDRVVTQLAYNEPDAIRWITANRSHNTARLAKGAARLARETSLGRDIPASQVLTDDQIAAVRCPVLGLYGGDSDLAALAPWLEAVLPDCRTVVIPGHEHSVLVEASGTVGGHILSLVDETGRVAAEAAG